The Tachysurus fulvidraco isolate hzauxx_2018 chromosome 19, HZAU_PFXX_2.0, whole genome shotgun sequence genomic sequence TTGTGAATGTGAGAATGCATCATCTGTAAGTATACACGTATAAACATACAGACATGTAGCGTGTAGCCTGTTATATAGTACTGATTTAATCCTCTTTAAGAAATATCCCTGTTCGTGACCTCGTCTTCCGGAGCATGTTATAGCATGTAGTCTGTGTAAACTCACCGTCCTGTTTGCCCTCCAGCAGGCGCTTCATCAGGCCCGTAAACCAGGGATTCTGCTCATGATGTTCTCGAGCTGCTTCCCACAGCAGCCGGTCTAACCGCGGCTCATGAGGCCCCAGGACCGCAGGAACACTGCTGGGATTGTACATGAAGCTCAGCTCCTGtaagatacacacagacaggttaAAGAGTCGGCACCAGGAAAGACACCGAGCCGAATCCTGGGAATAAACTAAATGCTAAGAATGAAATCTAGCAGGAAAAGCAGCATTATTAATTAGCATTACTAGACATCAAGTGGTCCGCTTGTGTCTGTGATGATCATTGAATGTCTTCGTCATGTCTCACTCTATAGAGGTGCTTAATATAAAGCTCATATAAAGTAGACATTCAGGACTTTAAAGAATTTGCAGTATTTCATAAGCACTTGTTTTTATCTAGCATGCTAGGGGgcactattcattcattttctaccgcttatccgaacttcacgggtcacggagagcctgtgcctatctcgggcgtcatcgggcatcgaggcaggatacaccctggatggagtgccaacccatcgcagggcgcacacacacacactacggacaattttccagagatgccaatcaacctaccaggcatgtctttggaccgggggaggaaaccggagtacccggaggaaaccccagaggcacgggaagaacatgtaaacacatgccacacacacgaggcggaggcgcaAAGGGTTATTTTGCTCACAAATGTTTAAATCGTCAAAGTAAACGGTGATATTAAACCCACGTCTCTCACCTGAAGGTGTTATATTCAACCACTAGAATTATGGGTAAGGTTATTaacagagggagaaaaaaaatgcgtCTCATACTGACacccaacagagtcctgactcattttctaTTAGGCTTGTGAAGATAAAactattcatttgtttatactgattgaaaattaACAAGAATTCCACGTAACTCGGATTGACAGAAAGGCATAAAGCTGACATTTTAGAGGAATCATCAAAGCTTCACTTTACATGTACAAGCAAGTCCAGCTCTCTCCGTGCGAAGGATCCAACAAGACTTAAGTCAAGTCTGTTTACATGCCTTAATTCGCCGGAGGCGTTTCCACCGTCACAATCGGTTACAACCATGTTACAGATTTCAGATGACTAGAAACCGTAAAAGGAAATCGTACAGCATGTGTGATCTAAACATCTCTTACCGTCCAATCTTTCTTATCCATGCTGCCTTCGATGACGATCTCTGGTCGTCCTGCAGGAGGAATCATTCTGTGCTGAATGCCGTATGAGCTGACGAGCTGAAACTTCTCCACCGCTTCGTAGGCTCCTCGAACCTCAGGTAAAATTTTGCTGGACATTCCAGCCAGAGCTGTGTACGGCACCTTACATCATGGAGGATGTCCGAGTTAGCCAAGTCAAACATACAGTAGTGTTTTATTACATGTTCGTGTACTCGAAACTCAATTGGATAAAATGTTCTGGTCTCTACTCGTCTGTACTGTTCTATTAGTAGTTACTATATTAGTTAATAGTTACTAtactattacatttattaactCATTTCTTACAGACAGATGTGTCGTGTTagtattttgtcttttatatcGAGTGTAATGTAAAACTATTTCCCCTATGGATCGATGGATCACTGACGTCATCCATACGTCActgaatccatccatccatccatcaacccTTCAAATCCATCTATTTATCCACCCATACATACATTATCCACCTATTTATCCAGCAATCCATTTACCCAGCCATTAATCGATGAATCCTGccatcaaacaaaaacaaagagcaGCAGAATTCAGTCTTCTCCTGTGAGTAGGGTCTCATCCCAGTCCAGCAGGAGTCCCACCTGTTTAACCAGTTAATTAatcttggctttcagtagactctggtgtggcttctgcttggttggaatcaAACTCTACTCACACCAGCTCTTTCCACCCCTGTACAGAGTAGAGGCTGATTTGGGGGTGCTGGCATTTTTTCAGGATTACCACGGGTCACGGGAGTGGGAGGGAATGGGAGTCATTCTTCTGGGATTGGGGCGGAACTCccggttttttttgtttgtttgtttttttgcaggatTATGATGGGACgggaatgttttttgtttttttttgggagtgGGATGAGAGAGGTTTGAAAATCCAAGTACAGAGCTCAAAGAATCAAATATTTCTGAATAGTTGCTTACCAGGCTAAGGGTGAAAACCCCCACAGTGGCAGCCGTGAACACGACGCACTGGATGAACGCCCACAGCTTGCCCAGGACGCCTCGTACATACAGGCACCTAGAATCATCAGACGATGTCACAGATGACTGGACAATTCTTACAACCTGATCATCACTCTTTAGGTAAAAGAAATAAGGTCCTACTTAAGCAGAGCAGCGACAACTTCCCAAGTCAGAGAGAGCACTCCTAACCAAATGCTGGGAACCTGGATCTGCTTCACAAAGTCATTAAAGCTTTCATGGGAAAAGGCTgtgagaaagaaacacacacacaaaaaaaaaatcagaattcaACGTCacaaatttgttaataaaataaatgcatggaGAATCGCTATggtacaagaggaataaaacactgagaaTCCTGTTGCAGGATTCTCAATATTTTTTGGTAGATAAATTGTGTTTCTAAGCTGATACACAGAACCTGGGGGTTAAACGCAGACTCACTCGGTTTGGACGTCACACTCTTCTTCTCCCAATCGATTTCCAGTTTGAAGAACTTTACAGTGCTGAAAATAATTAGCAGATGGACAGCCAGCCTAAAAAGAAATGTCAGAACAGAGCCCAAAACCTGGCCCcaagctgaaagaaaaaaacaacaacaatcgaTTATAAAACTGATCACAACTCTTGAAATTTCCGTTTAATTGTTGACGCtgaatacacacattttatccGCCACATGTTTTCACCAGTTAGCTAATGCAGTACAGTACAAGTTCTGATCAAAGTTAAATCGTACTCCTAGTCTTGGCTTTTTTCTTGGGGACTGGCGCGCATTCGAACACCTCATCGTCCAGCAGAGAGAAGCTCAGTGCGATGGTCAGCAGGTTATTCAGGCTTAAGCCACCCAAGAGGACTTTGAAGAGCTGCAGAACCTCCTGGAATacaaaagggaaaagaaaaaacatttgatGGCAGTGATAACAAATGAAgatctgtactgtactgtactgagcacaacacacacatctgtatggactgcacagacccacacatactgtaacacacacactgacacatcaaactgtttacaagctgcttacaatccatcaaactgtttacatgctgttttgcacacttttctgctgtttttgcacatactgtccaacatttcagccgtttttgcacatattgtacaatatttcagtcatttgctgtttattttgcacaattctatacattatcccaaggacctgctgctaagaaactgtgttcattccaatattactgcacgaaatattgtttgaacatttagtatttacatacagtatatacaccggtcggtcggcgctgattgttactgtttattgtcttttgtgtattgtgttttttacgttttgtattgtcttgtaactttgtgtctgcactgtctgtttgtcttgtcctgcactgtctgtttgtcttgtcctgcactgtctgtttgtcttgtcctgcactgtctgtttgtcttgtcctgcactgtctgtttgtcttgtcctgcactgtctgtttgtcttgtcctgcactgtctgtttgtcttgtcctgcactgtctgtttgtcttgtcctgcactgtctgtttgtcttgtcctgcactgtttgcaccactttatgtggctaagactacttacaagtccttagccctgtctttgttttatgtagcaccacaatcctggagaaacgttgtctcacttcactgtgtactgcaacagctataaatggttgaaatgacaataaaagcttcttgacttgaccttCTGAACATCACAAGGTGCATCCGGTTACAGAGAAGTAAGAAGTAACCTACCAGGATGGAAAAGGCGTTGATTCTTAATCCACGAACAGGAATGAAGAACATCAACAGCGGAACAGCGATTTCAACTGCTAATATGCTAACTGCACCGAGCCTTGACAGCCAATCGGGAAGCTGAGAGGCGTACCAGGCCAAGGGGGTGGGGCTTTCTTGGGTGCTATAATGCCGACTCAGAGCTGCAAAAGAGATTAGTGAGTCGGAAGATTGTGTGAAAAAACCCAGCATGTAGGTTGTGTGTAAATTTGTCcagaaagcaaacacacacctgtgaggtCCCACCAGCACGGGTCACCGCTGGCCAGCTTGCTCACCCCAGTGCAAAGTACAAGCCTGAAGAGCAGCCAGCGGGGCAACCAGAAGGTCACGCTGTCATGTGGAGCAGAAGAGCTTCGCAGTAAAGCACATGGAGCAACCAGGAAGGCCAGAAACCCTGCCTCTAACAGAAGATTGTCCCTAAATATGGAAAACAAATTACACGTGCAGTGTTTAAAAACATATCCTTTAGAGAGACCTGCATGCAAACACGTACACACCCACGGTCTCCATACATACAGGAAATTAACACTTCTTTTCAAAAGGTCTTCCAGTTATTCCatacttcctgtgtgtgtgtgtgtgttttcctttttccccccagaGAGCATTTAAGAGTGCTTTTGACTAAAAAGGAATGGACTGAAATGAATGGCATGGCTAGATCAGGAAACTGTCACATGGTTGCACTGGACTTTTACAGGAAACAGCATTTACATTCACTGCTGCAAAGTgcagcccaaaaaaaaaaaaaaacaacaacaaacaacccACTGTGCGTGTCCACCCGTACACCCATataccaaaaacaaacagagtTTGACTAAATGTCCTTGTGAAACTGAAGGTCAAGAACACACATGATACATGTTTCTAGCCTTACCACCACCACTGCAATAGTCAGGTGATGTAAAGGACTCACCACTCAGAGTGAAGAAAATCTCCTCCAACCTgccaaagaaaataaacaagcagTGCAACGTCAATGTAACATCACTAACCCATGCAGCTTAAACCATACCCAAGCACCAGAGTCCTGTTTTAAATATGATTCACTGCCACTTTACACTTTTCTGCACCAAACCCAGGAGAAACCAGTATCAGGTGATGCAGCTGTACACACAGTTACCTGGCATGCATCAGTATTTTTATCACCACTTGTGTTTTTAACGCAAGTCATTATTACAGCTAATGCAATTCTATCCATTATGTTACCAGGAGCACTGCAATTATCATCTGTACCGAGACGTCACGGCTAAGCAGAAAAAGGTTACCGGATCAGAACATTTTCcccttttgttctttttaaatacacttGCATACCAAATTCTGCTGAGTGAGTGGTGATCAGAAGcgtttttatgttgtttgtgcttaaaagagagaaagtgaggagAGAGAAACTCACAGTGTACACAGAAAGGTAAAGCACCCAGAGGCAGAGATAAACCAGGCTGTCTCTCAGGCCAGTCAGCAGCATGGCTCCCAGGCTCAGCAGCGCCCCCAGAAGG encodes the following:
- the lmf2b gene encoding lipase maturation factor 2b isoform X1; the protein is MGGVRVPRQMFLWSMASIYLFAFASLYIQIPGLYGKDGVRPVHMPEVESPLLEKLQDIPSLLWLTPSLGIGPQQGLELICLLGALLSLGAMLLTGLRDSLVYLCLWVLYLSVYTVGGDFLHSEWDNLLLEAGFLAFLVAPCALLRSSSAPHDSVTFWLPRWLLFRLVLCTGVSKLASGDPCWWDLTALSRHYSTQESPTPLAWYASQLPDWLSRLGAVSILAVEIAVPLLMFFIPVRGLRINAFSILEVLQLFKVLLGGLSLNNLLTIALSFSLLDDEVFECAPVPKKKAKTRTWGQVLGSVLTFLFRLAVHLLIIFSTVKFFKLEIDWEKKSVTSKPTFSHESFNDFVKQIQVPSIWLGVLSLTWEVVAALLKCLYVRGVLGKLWAFIQCVVFTAATVGVFTLSLVPYTALAGMSSKILPEVRGAYEAVEKFQLVSSYGIQHRMIPPAGRPEIVIEGSMDKKDWTELSFMYNPSSVPAVLGPHEPRLDRLLWEAAREHHEQNPWFTGLMKRLLEGKQDVISLLQVDEARYPFSSKPPAFIRAKVYHYHFTRSPAEGTEAQTWWKRHLVRDFFPTVHLGDPLFEELLSEAGLKEEFPVQPVSHTPLSQALNVLQSQSHGLSGHLLMLSLFITVASIFLLKALFFRTRSTKATKARPAASEQKNKKSRDHTEPSEKSRAASSRGGRKENSEERKLDSDKSPRKRK
- the lmf2b gene encoding lipase maturation factor 2b isoform X2 codes for the protein MGGVRVPRQMFLWSMASIYLFAFASLYIQIPGLYGKDGVRPVHMPEVESPLLEKLQDIPSLLWLTPSLGIGPQQGLELICLLGALLSLGAMLLTGLRDSLVYLCLWVLYLSVYTVGGDFLHSEWDNLLLEAGFLAFLVAPCALLRSSSAPHDSVTFWLPRWLLFRLVLCTGVSKLASGDPCWWDLTALSRHYSTQESPTPLAWYASQLPDWLSRLGAVSILAVEIAVPLLMFFIPVRGLRINAFSILEVLQLFKVLLGGLSLNNLLTIALSFSLLDDEVFECAPVPKKKAKTRTWGQVLGSVLTFLFRLAVHLLIIFSTVKFFKLEIDWEKKSVTSKPTFSHESFNDFVKQIQVPSIWLGVLSLTWEVVAALLKCLYVRGVLGKLWAFIQCVVFTAATVGVFTLSLVPYTALAGMSSKILPEVRGAYEAVEKFQLVSSYGIQHRMIPPAGRPEIVIEGSMDKKDWTELSFMYNPSSVPAVLGPHEPRLDRLLWEAAREHHEQNPWFTGLMKRLLEGKQDVISLLQVDEARYPFSSKPPAFIRAKVYHYHFTRSPAEGRSSQSSLFHTHLFPRL